Proteins found in one Lycium ferocissimum isolate CSIRO_LF1 chromosome 6, AGI_CSIRO_Lferr_CH_V1, whole genome shotgun sequence genomic segment:
- the LOC132061404 gene encoding uncharacterized protein LOC132061404, whose product MIDNYKDWHEQLPYALLGYRTMARTSTGATPYLLVYGTEAVILAEVEIPSLRIIQEAELDDAEWIRKRVNYTGKRMARAFNKRVRTRVFQIGQLVLKRIFPNHKEYKGKFAPNWQGPYMVRKVLSRGAVVLAEMDGQEWPKAINSDAIKRYYV is encoded by the exons ATGATTGATAACTACAAAGATTGGCATGAACAATTGCCTTATGCATTGCTGGGATACCGTACTATGGCCAGGACCTCAACTGGAGCCACTCCATACTTGTTGGTGTATGGCACCGAAGCGGTGATACTAGCTGAAGTAGAAATCCCTTCACTTCGGATAATACAAGAAGCTGAGTTGGACGATGCGGAGTGGATCCGTAAAAG GGTCAACTATACCGGCAAAAGAATGGCGCGTGCTTTCAACAAGCGTGTGAGAACTAGGGTGTTTCAAATTGGGCAATTGGTACTCAAACGAATATTCCCTAATCACAAAGAATACAAAGGGAAGTTTGCACCAAACTGGCAAGGGCCCTATATGGTACGAAAAGTGCTATCAAGAGGAGCCGTAGTGCTTGCTGAAATGGATGGTCAAGAGTGGCCAAAAGCGATAAATTCAGATGCCATCAAAAGATACTacgtgtga